Proteins encoded together in one Oreochromis aureus strain Israel breed Guangdong linkage group 23, ZZ_aureus, whole genome shotgun sequence window:
- the slc10a4 gene encoding sodium/bile acid cotransporter 4, whose translation MKGLGAFGRAVFLQGSGYRTVAEFMAVLPTETSHLMPAFWDSPLSHSINVFVGLVLCFTMLGLGCTVEISQLGQHIRRPIGVLLALVCQFVIMPLVAFLLALAFSLDDVAAMAVLLCGCCPGGNLSNIMSLLVHGEMNLSIIMTISSTLLALVLMPLCLWIYSRAWINTPVVNLLPFGAIILTLCSTLIPIGFGVMLRYRYTRVADIVLKASLWSLLFTLVLLFILTGAMLGPELLSTIPPSVYVVAVLMPLCGYAAGYGLAVLFELPPNSRRAVSLETGCQNVQLCTAILKLAFPPQLMGGMYMFPLLYALFQAAEAGIFILAYRMYRREVLHKPDPMVDGEDTDINYQRFEDEDFEPSYGAVTVSDPNTIMLDPCPPDPTPV comes from the exons ATGAAGGGATTAGGAGCGTTCGGTCGTGCCGTGTTTCTCCAAGGCAGCGGTTACAGGACTGTAGCCGAGTTTATGGCCGTTCTCCCGACGGAAACCTCTCACCTGATGCCTGCCTTCTGGGACTCCCCGCTCAGTCACAGCATCAATGTGTTCGTCGGACTGGTACTTTGCTTCACTATGTTGGGGCTGGGCTGCACGGTGGAGATCAGCCAGCTCGGACAACATATCCGCCGACCCATCGGGGTGCTGCTGGCTCTGGTGTGTCAGTTTGTTATCATGCCACTAGTGGCTTTTCTTTTGGCGCTAGCCTTTTCTTTGGATGATGTGGCGGCGATGGCCGTGCTCCTCTGTGGCTGCTGTCCTGGAGGAAACTTGTCAAATATTATGTCTCTGCTTGTGCACGGAGAGATGAACCTAAG CATCATCATGACCATATCCTCCACTCTGCTGGCGCTCGTTTTGATGCCGCTCTGCCTCTGGATCTACAGTCGAGCCTGGATCAACACCCCTGTGGTTAACCTCCTGCCCTTTGGGGCCATCATACTGACACTTTGCAGCACCCTCATCCCCATTGGGTTTGGAGTTATGCTTAGGTACCGCTACACGCGAGTGGCGGATATTGTTTTAAAG gcttctctgtggtctttgtTGTTCACCCTCGTGTTACTCTTCATCCTGACTGGAGCAATGCTGGGGCCAGAGCTGCTCTCCACCATCCCGCCTTCTGTCTACGTGGTGGCTGTGCTGATGCCTCTGTGCGGTTACGCTGCAGGTTACGGGCTGGCAGTGCTTTTTGAATTGCCCCCCAACAGTCGCAGGGCCGTGTCTCTGGAGACGGGCTGCCAGAATGTGCAGCTGTGTACGGCTATCCTGAAGCTGGCCTTCCCTCCTCAGCTGATGGGGGGGATGTACATGTTTCCCCTGCTCTACGCCCTGTTCCAAGCAGCCGAGGCTGGGATTTTCATCCTGGCCTACAGGATGTACAGGAGGGAGGTCCTCCATAAACCAGATCCCATGGTGGACGGTGAGGACACGGACATAAATTATCAAAGGTTTGAAGACGAGGACTTTGAACCGTCATATGGTGCGGTGACAGTGAGCGACCCAAACACCATCATGCTGGATCCTTGTCCTCCTGATCCAACTCCAGTGTAA